In a single window of the Pseudogemmatithrix spongiicola genome:
- a CDS encoding SixA phosphatase family protein has protein sequence MRLILRSLLALAFPAALVAQQHDSTHHRPGEAHEEPTIVIVVRHAERGTEPADDPRLTPAGEARALALVEALRGAKVDVVLHTPRVRTRDTALPVARHFGITPEVVPLTPGASHVEAMAAAVRKHHGKTVVVVGHSNTIMQYIAALGGPRRGDLCDHQYNGLYTLVLIHGEAHLVEGQYGGPNPPPAPGCNTMTAPSMRP, from the coding sequence ATGCGCCTGATCCTCCGTTCGCTGCTCGCCCTGGCGTTCCCCGCGGCACTCGTCGCGCAGCAGCATGATTCCACGCACCACCGTCCGGGCGAAGCGCACGAGGAGCCGACCATCGTGATCGTCGTGCGCCACGCCGAGCGCGGCACGGAGCCGGCGGATGATCCGCGGCTCACGCCCGCGGGCGAGGCGCGGGCCCTCGCGCTGGTCGAGGCGCTGCGTGGAGCCAAGGTGGATGTGGTGCTGCACACGCCGCGCGTGCGGACGCGCGACACGGCGCTGCCTGTGGCGCGCCATTTCGGCATCACGCCGGAAGTGGTGCCGCTGACGCCGGGCGCATCGCACGTCGAGGCCATGGCGGCCGCCGTCCGCAAGCACCACGGCAAGACGGTCGTCGTAGTCGGGCACTCCAACACGATCATGCAGTACATCGCCGCGCTGGGGGGCCCCCGCCGCGGCGACCTCTGCGACCACCAGTACAACGGGTTGTACACGCTGGTGCTGATCCACGGCGAGGCGCACCTCGTGGAGGGCCAGTACGGCGGTCCGAATCCGCCTCCGGCGCCGGGCTGCAACACGATGACGGCCCCCTCGATGCGGCCGTGA
- a CDS encoding threonine ammonia-lyase, whose translation MGRRGPLTPFVSLADFRAAADLLRPVAVRTPLLPDDALSEKLGTPILVKPEVLQRGGAFKFRGAYTYVARLTPAQRAKGIITGSSGNHGQGVALAAKLFGIKATIVMPTTVPRAKRDGAERLGARCIYHGVTTAERIALANEIQQKEDLVFIPPFDDDTIITGQGTCGLEIAEDLPDVGTVLVPIGGGGLSAGVARAVKLLVPTARVIGVEPEGSPKFTKARAAGEPVTIPANPTGLADGLLAVRIGSRNFEYLEAHLDEVVTVPDGRLPCAMQYALERLKLVCEPSGAITLAALLDGTLRPQGKTVAVLSGGNIEYDGLRALLGDAMPGGTT comes from the coding sequence GTGGGACGGCGCGGGCCGCTGACGCCCTTCGTCAGTCTCGCGGACTTCCGCGCCGCCGCGGACCTGCTGCGGCCGGTTGCGGTCCGTACGCCGCTACTCCCCGATGATGCCCTGAGCGAAAAGCTCGGCACGCCCATCCTCGTGAAGCCCGAGGTGCTGCAGCGGGGCGGTGCCTTCAAGTTCCGCGGCGCGTACACGTACGTCGCGCGGCTGACGCCCGCACAGCGGGCCAAGGGCATCATCACCGGGAGCTCGGGCAACCACGGCCAGGGCGTCGCGCTGGCCGCGAAGCTCTTCGGCATCAAGGCGACGATTGTCATGCCGACGACGGTGCCGCGCGCCAAGCGCGACGGCGCCGAGCGCCTCGGGGCGCGCTGCATCTACCATGGCGTGACGACGGCCGAGCGCATCGCGCTGGCGAACGAGATCCAGCAGAAGGAAGATCTCGTGTTCATCCCGCCGTTCGACGACGACACGATCATCACCGGGCAGGGCACCTGCGGCCTCGAGATCGCCGAGGACCTGCCGGATGTGGGCACGGTGCTGGTGCCGATCGGCGGCGGTGGCCTGAGCGCCGGTGTGGCGCGGGCGGTGAAGCTCTTGGTGCCCACCGCGCGGGTGATCGGCGTGGAGCCCGAGGGCTCCCCGAAGTTCACCAAGGCGCGCGCCGCCGGCGAGCCAGTGACGATTCCGGCGAATCCCACGGGTCTCGCCGATGGCCTGCTCGCGGTGCGCATCGGTTCGCGTAACTTCGAGTATCTCGAGGCGCATCTCGACGAGGTGGTGACGGTGCCCGACGGCCGCCTGCCCTGTGCGATGCAGTACGCCTTGGAACGGCTGAAGCTGGTGTGCGAGCCGAGTGGTGCAATCACGCTCGCGGCGCTGCTCGACGGCACGCTGCGACCGCAGGGAAAGACCGTCGCCGTGCTCAGCGGCGGGAACATCGAATACGACGGCCTGCGTGCCCTGCTGGGTGACGCGATGCCGGGAGGAACGACCTGA
- a CDS encoding serine/threonine-protein kinase, with protein MPMRCPTCGSQYGDDARFCTKDGTKLAAAGEPSARATAVRGEEGPSASPKPAATSHANMAGQVLDRRYAIVKKVGEGGMSYVYMARDVSTNERYAIKILSPALSKDENAMARLRREAALGIRLAHPNVCHIVRMGETEDGLCYVVMPFVEGEILSDRNYRVGKTTLQDTAKFISEIADGLHVAHQLGIVHRDLKPENIMICKRQGTGEEYAVVMDFGLAKERKASGELQKLTATGIILGTPEFMSPEQLRGKPLDPRTDIYSLSLMTYEMLTSKLPFEGSNQQAMMIARLRSEPIPARNRRPDIPEAVDRVLLKGMAREAADRYASAPEFAAALRAAIA; from the coding sequence ATGCCGATGCGGTGTCCGACCTGTGGCAGCCAGTATGGCGATGACGCGCGCTTCTGCACGAAGGACGGCACGAAGCTCGCGGCTGCCGGCGAGCCGTCGGCGCGCGCAACCGCCGTGCGTGGCGAGGAGGGTCCCTCGGCGTCGCCGAAGCCCGCCGCGACCAGCCACGCGAACATGGCCGGCCAGGTGCTCGACCGTCGCTACGCGATCGTGAAGAAGGTCGGCGAAGGCGGCATGAGCTACGTGTACATGGCGCGCGACGTGTCCACGAATGAGCGCTACGCGATCAAGATCCTCTCGCCGGCGCTGAGCAAGGACGAGAATGCGATGGCCCGCCTGCGCCGTGAAGCGGCGCTGGGCATCCGGCTCGCGCATCCCAATGTGTGCCATATCGTGCGCATGGGCGAGACCGAGGACGGGCTCTGCTACGTGGTGATGCCGTTCGTGGAAGGCGAGATCCTCAGCGACCGCAACTACCGCGTGGGCAAGACGACGCTGCAGGACACGGCGAAGTTCATCAGCGAGATCGCCGATGGCCTGCACGTCGCACATCAGTTGGGCATCGTGCACCGCGACCTGAAGCCCGAAAACATCATGATCTGCAAGCGCCAGGGGACCGGCGAGGAGTACGCGGTCGTGATGGACTTCGGTCTCGCGAAGGAGCGGAAGGCCAGCGGCGAGCTGCAGAAGCTCACGGCGACGGGCATCATCCTTGGCACGCCGGAGTTCATGAGCCCCGAGCAGTTGCGCGGCAAGCCGCTGGATCCGCGCACGGACATCTACTCGTTGTCGCTGATGACCTACGAGATGCTCACGAGCAAGCTGCCGTTCGAGGGCTCGAACCAGCAGGCGATGATGATCGCGCGGCTGCGTTCGGAGCCGATTCCGGCGCGCAACCGGCGGCCGGATATTCCGGAGGCGGTGGATCGCGTGCTGCTCAAGGGCATGGCACGCGAGGCGGCCGATCGCTATGCGTCGGCGCCGGAGTTCGCCGCGGCGCTGCGCGCGGCAATCGCCTGA
- a CDS encoding alpha/beta hydrolase, which translates to MPSLRARLANLAARVLVKRVTNAPRFDLAAVRRAMASRLTMPAALPWGLRVVPSREPGLPGEWLHPRGARTGVALLFIHGGGFIAGSPRTHRSFAAWLAHRAGVAVFSLDYRLAPEHPYPAALDDCVAAVRALRARGLQVAVGGDSAGGQLAIATALRLRAAGEPMPAGLLLVCPLTDFTDASASLRTNADSEPLLGLRHRTYTLALYAGAASLTDPLISPVYGDLRGLPPMIVEASRIEVLWDDARRFVEAAQAAGVAVEFHPHDGLAHDWQLMVPFTPEANASVRRLGAWVAATARALGRIA; encoded by the coding sequence ATGCCGTCGCTGCGCGCCCGCCTGGCGAACCTCGCCGCGCGCGTGTTGGTGAAGCGCGTGACGAATGCCCCGCGGTTCGATCTCGCGGCCGTACGTCGCGCGATGGCCTCGCGCCTGACCATGCCGGCGGCGTTGCCGTGGGGCCTCCGCGTCGTGCCCTCGCGGGAGCCGGGACTGCCCGGTGAATGGCTGCATCCGCGCGGGGCCAGGACGGGCGTGGCGCTGCTGTTCATTCACGGCGGGGGATTCATCGCCGGCTCGCCGCGCACGCATCGCTCGTTCGCCGCATGGCTCGCGCATCGCGCGGGGGTCGCGGTGTTCTCGCTCGACTATCGGCTGGCGCCCGAGCATCCGTATCCGGCGGCCCTCGATGACTGTGTCGCGGCGGTGCGCGCGCTGCGTGCCCGCGGATTGCAGGTCGCCGTCGGCGGCGACTCGGCCGGCGGTCAGCTCGCCATCGCGACGGCGCTGCGATTGCGCGCTGCCGGTGAGCCCATGCCAGCAGGGTTGCTGCTGGTGTGCCCGTTGACGGACTTCACCGACGCGTCGGCGTCACTGCGCACGAACGCTGATTCGGAACCGCTGCTGGGACTCCGGCACCGCACGTACACGCTGGCGCTATACGCCGGCGCGGCGTCGCTGACGGATCCGCTGATCTCACCGGTCTATGGCGATCTGCGCGGCCTGCCGCCGATGATCGTCGAGGCCAGCCGCATCGAGGTGCTGTGGGACGACGCGCGGCGCTTCGTCGAGGCAGCGCAGGCGGCCGGCGTCGCGGTGGAGTTCCATCCGCACGACGGACTCGCGCACGACTGGCAGCTGATGGTGCCGTTCACGCCAGAGGCGAACGCCTCGGTGCGGCGGCTGGGTGCATGGGTGGCTGCGACTGCGCGCGCCCTAGGCCGAATTGCGTAA
- a CDS encoding esterase/lipase family protein, translating into MRRFGLSAFAALAIRSLCLLALSGAALQAQDTAVVFVHGINSSAEVWTGIASNLQQRLRVAPVIPSLNWARTEGEQATQLSGILNANPLTASFARRMPFVAHSNGGLVTREYRRGDGRVRHAVTVGTPHFGAPLANNWLSGTTISISQFILDRLLDPVRYYSLNDIEAPSVIDWAYWVSYPLIWLVNVIDALLCPVAGFCLVLEAGTYVAAPVVYDLAVGSTATQMLNSSSNLTQEEATVAQRVGIRTFTPPSGAMFDLFTEEPEAWEIAQELAIASYISGYQYYRDHWDYFLQANAWLWVDGAAALIDLDYWWQTLTGTLVSYSRVLDQNTGFYGTYLEAFPSDGLVPHLSAAYPSGTLQIELPGRISHSKQLRSAAVSDALFAVLNERFEIPIRDGPPPPTYVASINGPTLARSGNICSWSAATNIPDAAFQWSVDGAVVSASPEILLSVQSSFTLSLLVSNGQGASASTSIFVSVGTENANCESQ; encoded by the coding sequence ATGCGCCGCTTCGGATTGAGCGCATTCGCCGCTCTCGCAATCCGCTCCCTCTGCTTGCTCGCGCTCTCCGGAGCGGCCCTGCAGGCGCAGGACACGGCCGTCGTGTTTGTGCACGGCATCAACTCTAGTGCCGAGGTGTGGACGGGAATCGCGAGCAACCTGCAGCAGCGGCTCCGCGTTGCGCCCGTGATTCCGAGTCTCAACTGGGCGCGAACGGAGGGAGAGCAGGCTACGCAGTTGTCGGGCATCTTGAACGCAAATCCTCTGACGGCGAGCTTCGCACGTCGGATGCCATTCGTGGCGCACAGCAACGGCGGGTTGGTGACCCGGGAGTACCGCAGGGGCGACGGCCGCGTGCGCCATGCGGTGACGGTCGGAACGCCTCATTTTGGAGCTCCGCTTGCCAATAACTGGCTCAGCGGGACCACGATTTCGATATCCCAGTTCATCCTGGACCGGCTGCTAGACCCGGTCCGCTACTACTCGCTCAATGACATCGAGGCGCCCTCCGTCATTGACTGGGCGTACTGGGTGTCTTACCCGCTGATTTGGTTGGTCAACGTGATCGACGCGTTGCTCTGCCCTGTTGCCGGCTTCTGCTTAGTGCTTGAGGCCGGAACATACGTCGCGGCGCCAGTAGTGTACGATCTCGCGGTCGGATCCACTGCTACTCAGATGTTGAACTCGTCTTCGAACCTCACACAAGAGGAGGCGACCGTCGCGCAGCGCGTCGGGATCCGCACGTTCACTCCGCCTAGCGGGGCGATGTTCGACCTATTCACCGAGGAGCCCGAGGCGTGGGAGATCGCGCAGGAACTTGCTATTGCGTCCTACATCTCGGGATATCAGTACTACCGTGACCACTGGGACTACTTTCTCCAGGCAAATGCATGGCTCTGGGTTGATGGCGCCGCTGCACTCATAGATCTCGATTATTGGTGGCAGACCCTAACCGGTACGCTTGTTAGCTACAGTAGGGTCCTTGACCAGAACACCGGTTTCTACGGCACGTATCTTGAGGCGTTTCCAAGCGATGGGCTGGTACCTCACCTCTCGGCGGCCTATCCTAGCGGGACTCTTCAGATTGAGCTGCCTGGGAGAATTTCGCACTCGAAGCAGCTCAGGTCAGCAGCTGTGTCGGACGCGCTCTTCGCAGTACTGAACGAGCGATTCGAGATTCCGATTCGCGATGGACCGCCCCCGCCAACGTACGTCGCGAGCATAAACGGGCCTACCCTCGCGCGTAGCGGCAACATCTGTAGCTGGTCAGCGGCCACGAACATCCCGGATGCCGCGTTCCAGTGGAGCGTCGACGGCGCAGTCGTAAGCGCATCGCCGGAGATTCTCCTAAGCGTCCAATCCAGCTTTACTCTCTCGCTGCTCGTCAGCAACGGACAGGGCGCCAGCGCCTCGACTTCCATCTTCGTGAGTGTGGGTACCGAGAACGCAAACTGTGAGAGTCAGTAG
- a CDS encoding outer membrane protein assembly factor BamB family protein, whose amino-acid sequence MPPVGTDGDPRVLWRVPSGADARPHEPVANADGSMVYFLNSAYRLQKIRATDGHVVWDRSGGVPRQNGASWNLVRSAHVVVAPRVDLYAFDTTSGQPAWTYVDPELDETGYSTIAADSQTVYAASRLGKIHAVAAGSGTARWIVDLKTGEVSVGALRPTLHHSLLLVCSRTLDGPSRGTLWALNTADGSVRWRYDFQPELPGQGSACFGHAASMGDVAIQAQEDGRVFAFELSTGVVRWVAPRVHDVTSGLGDSRYAAAGSGVFVVTSIADRGLVVAYDPVDGREIWRYTENGGSPSPALIADGSVWVDHGYRYASYDAATGRLLWQTPAVFGAPPTVYSGRPVVGADRIFVAGRDGSYALVK is encoded by the coding sequence ATGCCACCCGTTGGCACGGACGGCGACCCGCGCGTGTTATGGCGGGTACCGTCCGGCGCGGATGCAAGACCACACGAGCCTGTCGCGAATGCAGATGGCTCGATGGTCTACTTCCTGAACTCGGCGTATCGTTTGCAGAAGATTCGTGCGACGGACGGCCACGTCGTCTGGGATCGGTCAGGCGGGGTTCCACGACAGAACGGCGCGAGTTGGAATCTCGTGCGCAGCGCCCACGTGGTCGTGGCGCCCCGTGTGGACCTCTATGCGTTCGACACCACGTCCGGTCAACCGGCATGGACATACGTCGACCCAGAATTGGACGAGACCGGCTACAGCACAATTGCCGCCGATAGCCAAACCGTCTACGCTGCCTCCCGGCTCGGAAAAATCCACGCCGTTGCAGCGGGGTCTGGCACGGCGCGTTGGATTGTCGATTTGAAGACGGGGGAGGTCTCAGTCGGCGCACTGCGCCCGACGCTCCACCATAGCCTGCTGCTCGTCTGTTCGCGAACCCTCGACGGTCCGTCACGTGGGACTCTGTGGGCACTCAACACCGCCGATGGAAGCGTGAGGTGGCGTTACGACTTTCAGCCAGAGCTTCCCGGACAGGGCTCTGCATGTTTCGGACACGCGGCGTCGATGGGTGACGTCGCCATCCAGGCCCAGGAGGACGGCCGGGTCTTCGCCTTCGAGCTGTCCACTGGTGTAGTTCGATGGGTCGCACCGCGCGTGCATGACGTGACATCCGGCTTGGGCGACAGCCGGTACGCGGCGGCCGGCAGTGGTGTGTTCGTCGTGACGAGTATCGCTGACCGCGGCCTCGTCGTTGCCTACGATCCCGTGGATGGTCGAGAGATCTGGCGCTACACCGAGAACGGAGGGTCACCATCTCCGGCACTCATCGCCGACGGCAGCGTATGGGTGGACCACGGCTATCGCTACGCATCCTACGACGCGGCAACCGGTCGACTGCTGTGGCAGACGCCGGCGGTGTTCGGCGCCCCACCCACTGTCTATTCGGGTCGTCCGGTCGTTGGCGCGGACCGCATCTTCGTGGCCGGACGCGACGGCTCCTACGCGCTCGTCAAATAG
- a CDS encoding CoA-binding protein: MADWQQHLLTSDAAIGDLLGRVRSIAVLGIKTADSGAPAFYVPEYAQRAGYKIHPVPVYYPEVTEILGEPVVRSVRAIDDRVDLVNVFRRPQDIPQHLDDLLAARPRAVWFQLGIRHDGVAEELARNGIDVVQDKCLMVELSNRGR, encoded by the coding sequence ATGGCCGACTGGCAGCAGCACCTCCTGACCTCCGACGCCGCCATCGGCGACCTCCTCGGCCGCGTGCGCAGCATCGCCGTGCTCGGCATCAAGACCGCCGATTCCGGCGCACCGGCCTTCTACGTGCCGGAGTACGCGCAGCGCGCCGGCTACAAGATCCACCCGGTGCCCGTCTACTACCCCGAGGTTACCGAGATCCTCGGCGAGCCCGTCGTGCGCAGCGTGCGGGCCATCGACGACCGCGTGGACCTCGTGAACGTGTTTCGCCGGCCGCAGGACATCCCGCAGCACCTCGATGACCTCCTCGCCGCGCGGCCGCGTGCGGTGTGGTTCCAGCTCGGCATTCGTCACGACGGCGTCGCGGAGGAACTCGCGCGCAATGGTATCGACGTGGTGCAGGACAAGTGCCTCATGGTGGAGCTGAGTAACCGCGGCCGCTGA